Proteins encoded together in one Vitis vinifera cultivar Pinot Noir 40024 chromosome 4, ASM3070453v1 window:
- the LOC100247474 gene encoding putative GATA transcription factor 22, which produces MTPVFLNTSSSSPFPALELKEDHQHFQLLFSTNPPSYQASSSHPCPSFFNSSTQSQRGDHSPRDPQQHEDKDDKYISHGGCGESQVFSSSSLLQPMADDNKSSHKLSVFKKEEGDEGNKSTEKWMSSKMRLMRKMMNSDCTTAKIEQKVEDHQQWDNINEFNSSNNTSNIPIRVCSDCNTTKTPLWRSGPRGPKSLCNACGIRQRKARRAMAAAAAAAANGTAVGTEISPMKMKLPNKEKKMHTSNVGQQKKLCKPPCPPPTEKKLCFEDFTSSICKNSGFRRVFPRDEEEAAILLMALSCDLVYS; this is translated from the exons TTTTTCTGAACACTTCATCATCTTCTCCTTTTCCTGCTCTGGAGCTTAAAGAAGATCATCAACACTTCCAGCTCCTTTTTAGTACAAACCCACCATCATACCAAGCTTCTTCCTCTCACCCATGTCCTAGTTTCTTCAACTCAAGTACTCAATCTCAGAGAGGAGATCATAGCCCTAGAGACCCCCAACAGCATGAAGATAAG GATGATAAGTACATTTCCCATGGAGGATGTGGTGAAAGCCAAGTATTCTCATCTTCTTCACTCCTGCAGCCCATGGCGGATGACAATAAGAGCAGCCACAAATTGTCGGTTTTTAAGAAGGAAGAAGGAGATGAAGGTAATAAAAGTACTGAGAAATGGATGTCTTCAAAGATGAGGCTGATGAGAAAAATGATGAACTCGGATTGCACTACAGCGAAAATCGAGCAGAAGGTTGAAGATCATCAGCAGTGGGACAATATTAATGAGTTCAACTCTTCCAACAATACTAGTAATATCCCAATTAGAGTCTGCAGTGATTGTAACACAACCAAAACCCCTCTTTGGAGGAGCGGTCCTAGAGGTCCCAAG TCACTTTGCAATGCCTGTGGAATTAGGCAAAGGAAGGCGAGACGAGCCATGGCAGCAGCGGCAGCAGCAGCAGCGAATGGCACAGCCGTTGGGACCGAGATATCGCCTATGAAGATGAAGCTGCCCAACAAGGAAAAGAAGATGCATACAAGCAATGTAGGGCAACAGAAGAAGCTCTGCAAGCCCCCTTGTCCTCCTCCCACCGAGAAGAAGCTTTGCTTCGAAGATTTCACTTCGAGTATTTGCAAGAACTCAGGTTTTAGACGAGTGTTCCCTCGGGATGAAGAAGAAGCCGCGATCCTCCTAATGGCCTTATCTTGTGACCTTGTTTACAGTTGA